The Terriglobales bacterium genomic interval CGAGCGGAACTTGATGTTCGGGTTGCTCTTGCCCAATACCTTGGTGATCGCCGCCGTCAACGTGGTCTTGCCGTGGTCAATGTGTCCGATCGTCCCCACGTTCACGTGCGGCTTGGTGCGGGAAAATTTTTCTTTCGCCATTCCTCTGCTCCCGTATCGCCCCTCTTGGGCTCCGGTTATTTTTATGACTGCCATCCCGGTCCGCGCCGGGCCAACGAATTCCGCCGCTCGCGCGGCTGCTGCTTACCTGTTTACCGCCTTGCCCGCGACGCGGGCGATGATTTCCTCCGACACCGAACGCGGCACTTCCTCGTAACGCGAGAAGTGCATGGAAAACGTCGCCCGGCCCTGGGTATTGGAACGCATTTGGGTGGCATAGCCGAACATCTCGCTCAGCGGCACCATCGCCTTGATCACCTGCGACCCGGCGCGGTGCTCCATGCCCTCGATTCGTCCGCGGCGCGAGTTCAGGTCGCCGATGATGGCGCTCATGAAATCTTCCGGCACCACCACTTCTACCGACATCACCGGCTCCAGCAGCACCGGTGTAGCCTTACGCGCGGCTTCCTTGAAGGCCATGGAACCGGCGATCTTGAAGGCCATTTCACTGGAGTCCACGTCGTGGTAGCTACCGTCATACAGGACGGCCTTGACGTCGACCATCGGGTAGCCGGCCAGGATGCCGCCTTCCAGCGCTTCCTTGATTCCTTCGTTGACCGGCTTGATGTATTCCTTGGGCACCGAGCCGCCGACCACCTCGTCCTCGAACTCGTAGCCCTTGCCCGGGTTCGGCTCCAGCTTGATCTTGACGTGACCGTACTGGCCGCGCCCGCCGGTCTGGCGGATGAACTTGCCTTCGGCCTGCGACGGCTTGCGGATGGTCTCGCGATACGCGACCTGCGGCTTGCCGACGTTGGCCTCCACCTTGAATTCGCGCATCATGCGGTCGACGATGATTTCCAGGTGCAGTTCGCCCATGCCGCGGATGATCGTCTGGCCGCTGTCGGCGTCGGTGTTGACCTTGAAGGTGGGATCTTCCTGGGCCAGGCGTCCGAGTGCGACGCCCATCTTTTCCTGGTCGGCCTTGGTCTTGGGCTCGACCGCGACCGCGATGACCGGCTCGGGAAACACGATGGATTCCAGCACGACCGGCTCTTTCTCGTCGCAGATGGTGTCGCCGGTGGTGATGGTGCGCAGGCCGACGCAGGCGCAAATGTCGCCGGCGTAGATCTCGCTGATTTCCTCGCGCTTGTTAGCGTGCATCTTCAGCAGCCGGCCGATGCGCTCGCGCTTGTTCTTGCCGGGCAGCCAGATGCTGTCGCCGGTCTTCAGCTGTCCGGAGTAAATGCGAATGAAGGCGAGCTGGCCGACGAAGGGGTCGGTCATGATCTTGAACGCCAGCGCGGCCAGGGGCGCGTTGTCGTCGGGCGCCCGTTCCACTTCTTTCCCGTTATCGGGGTTGATGCCCTTCACCGGCGGCACGTCGGCGGGCGAGGGCAGGAAATCCACCACCGCGTCCAGCATCGGCTGCACGCCCTTGTTCTTGAACGCCGAGCCGCACAGCACCGGGAACACCTTCAGGGCGATGACGCTCTTGCGCAGCGAACGGCGTAGCTCTTCCGGCGAGATCGATTCGCCTTCCATGTACTTGTGGAGGAGTTCGTCGTCGTTTTCGACGATGGATTCCACCATCTGGTTATGGAACGCGCTCGCCTTCTTCTTCAGGTTCTCGGGAATCTCCTGGACTTCAAACTTGGCGCCCAGGGTTTCTTCCAGCCAGACCACGGCCTTCATTTCGAACAGGTCGATGATGCCCTTGAAATTGGATTCGCTGCCGATGGGAAGCTGGGTGGCGACGGGCCGCGCGTTCAGACGCTTGCGGATGGTCTCGATGGCGTGCTCAAAATCGGCGCCAGTCTTGTCCATCTTGTTGATGAAGCAAATGCGCGGCACGCCGTACTTGTCGGCCTGGCGCCAAACGGTTTCCGACTGCGGCTCGACGCCATGCACGGCGTCGAACACGGCCACCGCGCCGTCGAGCACGCGCAGCGATCGCTCCACCTCGGCGGTGAAGTCCACGTGGCCGGGCGTATCGATGATGTTGATCCGCTCATCGCGCCAGGTACAGGTAGTGGCGGCGCTGGTGATGGTAATGCCGCGCTCCTGCTCCTGCTCCATCCAGTCCATCGTGGCGGTGCCTTCGTGGACCTCGCCGATGCGGTGCGTGCGTCCGGTGTAGAACAGCACGCGCTCCGTCGTCGTGGTCTTGCCGGCGTCGATATGCGCCATGATGCCGATGTTGCGGCAACGATCTAATGGAACTTGTCTGGCCATTGAATCTTTTCGTACTCGGGTAATTGAGTAATTTCAAAAAACGGGGCAGTCGCACGCCGGAACCGGATCCAATCACCCGACTGCCCGATTCCGCAATTCCCCAATTTGTCTCATCACCACCGGTAATGCGCGAAGGCCTTGTTGGCCTCGGCCATGCGGTGCACGTCTTCTTTCTTCTTGATCGAAGCGCCGCGGTTATTAGCGGCGTCGAGCAGTTCGTTGCTGAGCTTGTCGGTCATGCCCTTCTCGGCGCGGCCGCGGCTATAGCTGATCAGCCACCGGATGGCGAGCGAGGTGCGCCGGTCCGGATTCACTTCCACCGGAACCTGGTAGTTGGCGCCGCCGACGCGGCGGGTCTTCACTTCCAGCACCGGCTTGGCGTTCTCGACCGCCTTCTTGAACAGCTTCAAGGCATCGTCGCCGCCCTTCTCCTGGATCTTCTTCATCGAGTCGTAGAATATGTTTTCGGCGGTGGACTTCTTGCCGCCCCACATCATTGAGTTGATGAACTTTGTCACCAGCGTTGAACCGTAGATCGGGTCGGCGGCTACCTCGCGCTTTCCAATGTGTCCTTTACGTGGCATGTCAGCTCTCAGCTATCAGCTCTCAGCTTGTTCTGCAGGAGCTTGAAAATTAATTCGTCCATTCCCTCAGGGGCTAAAGTCCCTGGCTCACTAGGCTTTCGGGCGCTTGGCGCCGTACTTGGAGCGGCCCTGTTTGCGGTTGGCGACGCCCACCGCGTCAAGCGTGCCGCGGATCACGTGGTAGCGCACCCCCGGCAAATCTTTCACGCGGCCTCCGCGAATGAGCACGATGGAGTGCTCCTGCAGGTTGTGGCCGACGCCGGGAATGTAGGTGGTCACCTCGATGCCGTTGGTCAGGCGCACGCGGGCCACTTTGCGCAGGGCGGAGTTCGGCTTTTTCGGCGTCTGGGTGTAGACGCGGGTGCAGACGCCGCGCTTCTGCGGGCAGGACTGCAAGGCCGGACTGGCGGTCTTGTAATTCGGGGCGCTACGCCCCTTGCGCACCAACTGATTAAACGTAGGCACTCTAGGCTGCTCCTTCGGAACCGGCGCTCGCGCACTGGATTTCCGTGAACGCGCAACGCCGCTGTCCGGGCATTCGGCGGGCACAGCGCCGCGCGCTCGTGCATTAAAATTGCTGGCCGGCCTGAGGCCGCCATAAATCCCGCACTGAAGCGGGAGATTTTCAGTTTCCTATGGCTGGGAGAAACGACGGTGACACCGAGCCGAAGCGGTAGGTGTTCCGTTTCGTCTTCCTCGTCCTGCATACCCCCACCACAGGAGGTGAGGCAGCGCAGGAACGTTTCAGCGAGGGCACCCTTACGGGCAAAACGTCTACAGCTCAGCCCCTACAAGCAAGCCAAACCTAACTCGCAGAACCTTTTGAATATAACAACTCAGGCCCAAACCGTCAACCCGCGAAGCGACCGGAATCGCACCTCGGTTGATAAATTAGATGACCAGGGAAGCGGTGGAATTCGTTCGACTCCACCACCTCGGCCCGCCCCTGCCGGTACCGCCATGCCGGGCAGGTTGCCGAATTTTTCACCAGCTTCTACACTGAGTTCTTTTCCAGCAACCTGCGGAAGATACCGTCCGGCCGAAAGGCGGGACGGGGAGGATGCATGCGGCGGTCGGCAGTCTTATCCATACCTCAGGGCTTCGATCTTCAGGCGCGGAACTTGGCGTTAGCAATTCTGGGCATCATGCTGGTTGGGCTGGCCGGATGCGGCGGCCACAGTTCCTCCACTACGGCGCCGAGCGCAGTGCAGATCAGCCCTTCCCCGCTGTCGCTCAATCTGGGCGGCGTGGCCTCGTTGACCGCGACGGTGGTCGATTCCACCGGCGCGGCTGTGACGGTCACGACAGGGTTCACCTACGCCTCCAGTAATAGTTCGGTGGCGACCGTATCCACAGCCGGTTCCGTGTGCGCCGGCAAATGGGACGCCAACTTTATTGTCTGCGACACCACCGGCGTGCAGCCGGGCACCGCCACCATCACCGTCACCAATGGCAGCGTGAACGGAACGGTCACGGTGTACACGCACCTGCACGTTGACCGCGTAACCGTAAGCCCCGGGTCGATCAACTGCATATCATCGACCCAAACACAGCAGATGTCGGCCCACGCTTTCAGTAACGGCGTCGATATCACGCCCACTGTCGGCCCGTTTAACTGGCAAAGCTCCATCATCGATGTTGCCACCGTCGATGCCAACGGGTCGGTAACCGCCAAGACGCCCGGCCAGGGCGGGATCATCGCCTCCGTCAGCTCGGTTTTCAGCCCCTCAGCCCCGTGGACAACTTGCCCGGTGCAAAGCGTTAACATTCACGTTAGCGGCGCAACGGATACCAAATTTACCCTGGCCGCCGCCGCCAGCACGAACAGCCTCGCCGCCGATGTCCTGGATAGTCACGGCCTTACCGTCAGCGTTCCGCTGACGTGGTCGAGCTCGGTTCCGACCGTGGCCACGATTAATAGCTCGGCGCTGGTAACCGCGGTCGCCGCCGGCACCACCGGTCTTACCGCGAGTTGTGCCGTAAGTTGCAATATCGGCTTGGCGCCGGTGTACAGCAACGTGGTGATAGGGAGTGTTTCCGGCTCTTCGACGACGACGGTCTATGCGGCCGGCACGTCATCCACCTCGCTGGTGCCGATCGACGCTACCGCGAACACGGCCGGGACAGCGATCACGCTGCCATCGATGCCGAATTCTCTCCTCTTCAATTCCCTGGGCACGACCGCCATCTTGGGCAGTAGCGCCGGATACATGTCGGTGGACACCACGACAAACGCCGTGACCCAGAATACAGGCGTACAAGGCACGGTCCTGGCGGTTTCCCCGGATAGCAATCGCATCATCGTGGCCGGAACCAATACCCTGTTCGTTGTCGGCATCGGATCGGGCATCGCGACCGAAACTTCGCCGATCGCCGCCGCTACGGCTGCCAGTTTCAGCCCCGATAGCCGGAATGCGTACATTCTCGCCGGAACTAATCTCTATTTCTGGACGGCGGGGGGGTCTTTCAAGCTGATTGCGCTGGGCGGCGCGGCAAGCGATGTCAAGTTCCTGGCCAATAATGCTTTCGCCTACATCGCTGGAGGCGCGTCGGGGCCCGCTGTGACCGCACGCGCTACTTGCGACAACTCGCTGGCCGACACGGTGATCACCCCCGGAGCTCCCAACCTGGTTGCTTCACTGCCCGACGCCAGCGCCCTGGTGGCTGCGGACTCGCCGGGTCTGGACGTGATCGCTGTCACTACCAACCACGTCGGATGTCCGCCGCCGCTCTCCGATACGCTCACTCATTTGACCTACGGCGTGGCCGCCTTCACGCCGAAGCAATTGATCGTGCTGGCCGACGGTACGCGGGCGTACGAAACCGGCAGCCCGGGACAATTGCTTGGCGTCACCACTTCGAGTTCCACCCCGTTTACCATCCCGCTCGCCAACGGCGCCACACCATTGACCGGCGGCGCCACGCTGGATGCCACCAAGCTCTACGTGGGCGGCAGCGACAATAACGTTCACCGAATCGACGTCGCGTCGGGCACGGACGCGCAGCAGATCAGCGTGTCCTTCACGCCCAACCTGGTGGCGGTCAGGCCGAAATGACGCATCCTTGGAACGATGACACCGAAAAACCCTAGCTCAACGGCGAGGGTTTCTTTTTTTAAAAAGAGCAGGGGGCGGCTTAAAGAGCAGGGGCGGCTTCACGGGAGCGCCACGGTTTCCGCGAACCTTACAAGCCGAACGCCTCGCCATAATCTTCCGGATCGATGCCGTGATAGGTAAGCGTGTGCTTGAGGCGATTGCGCAGGTCGGAAGGGGTGGCCTCGATGAACGCCCGCACTGCGGCTTCCATCGATACTTCGTCGTCGCCATCGTCGGCAGCGAGCGACTCGGCGCGATGCTCCATGGTCTCTTTCACGGCATCGCGCACCGGCGCCGGCAGTGCGCCGATCAATTCGGCAACTATCTCGTTAGCTTCGTCGGACCAAGTCATTTCTTGATCACCGCCGACGAACAAACTAAATAAAACTGAACGTCAGCGCAAATTATTTGCTACGGACGCTTTGCCGTTGCCTCCAGGCCGCGCGCGACCGAGTCAAGCACGCCGTTAATGAAGACGATGGACTCCGGCGTGGAGTAGCGGCGCGCGATCTCGATGGCTTCGTTGATCACCACTGGTTTGGGCACCTGCGGTTTGCCTAAGAACTCCGCCACCGCCGCGCGTAGCAGGTTCCGGTCCACCGCCGCCATGCGATCCATGCGCCAATTCTTGGCATGTTCCTCGATGACGCGATCGATCTCCGCTGCCCGCTCGGTGGCCACTTGGAACAGGTCTTCGACGTACTCCCGCACCTCCTCCGTCGTGTCCTTTTGCTCCGCCCAGAACGTACGACGGACCTGCTCGGCCGGCTGCTTGCCCATGTCGGACTGAAACAGCATCTGCAGCAGCAGTTCGCGGGATTTGCGTCTAGAACCCATCTGCTTATCGGCTATCGACTATCGGCTATCGACTATCGGCTATCGACTATCGGCCATCGGTGATCAGCGACTCGGCTGGTTCGACCCAAACATGTGAGCTCACAGGTGATCTATCGCTATTGGCGCCGGCTTTTGGGGGACGTCGATTTCTTCTTCGCAGCTTGATGCGAATTCTCCCGCGCCCTAATCCCGATCACCGATGGCCGACCGCCGGCGGCCGTTTTCAGTTGCGCCATCTCCACCGCCGCCAGCGCCGCGTCGTAGCCTTTGTTGCCGGTTTTCAGGCCGGCGCGGTCAATGGCCTGCTCCAGCGTATCGCAGGTGAGAACACCGAAGGCGTGCGGCACGCCAGTCTCCTGCGCCGATTGCCCGATGCCTCGCGTTACCTCATTGACGATAACCTCATAATGAGCCGTCTCGCCGCGAATCAGGCACCCAAGACAGATGATGGCATCGTACTTCCCGGTTTTCGCCAGCATGCGTGCCGCCGCCGGAATCTCAAATGACCCGGGCACGCGGGTAATCGTGATGTCGCCGGCAGTGGCGCCAAGCCGGCGCAGCCCATCCTGCGCTCCCGCGAGCAGACGCTCGGTCACAAAGGCATTGAAGCGGCCCACGACAATCGCGAAGCGCAGTCCGGCCGCGTCCAGCTTGCCTTCCCGCGTGTTGGTCGTGCGCCAATCCTGGTTATAAGAAAAGATGGCCAGGCGGCCGGCTCCAGCGGGCATTTCCAGGGTGAACAGGCGCGCACCCCAGTCCTGATCTGAAATCTTTTTAACGATTTTGAAGCCGCGCTTTTCGGCAATCTCGTAGACGGTGTCGGCGCTATCGGTTTCAATCACCAGGTCAGCGTCGGGAAAGCCCTCGCCCATGCCGACCTCCACCCCGGCTTCGCGCGCGTCGAACTTCACGCCCATACTGCGGCGGCCATCCCAAGTCTCACCGCGCGCCAGCCCCAGCGCCTCGAAAAATTCCACAAGCGCGCGATAGTCCTGCTCGCGCTTCGCGAACAACAGTTTGTGAAGGGACTTGATCATTTTGAAGACTCAGCCACAGAGAGCACAAAGGAATTGATGCGCCATAGCTTTGTCGCTTCGAGAAGCTCTCATATACGCCCTTGCGATTCCAGGAATTGCGCGCACTAGTTCCACAAATTCCAATTCCGGCAACCTCAAGCAGCTCCCCCCGCCCTCTGTGTCCTCCGTGGCTAACTATTTTCCCTTGAAGTTAGCGGCGCGCTTTTCCAGGAATGCCTTGGTGCCCTCGGTCTTGTCATCGGTGGCGCAGCAGACGCCGAACAGCGTGGCTTCCAGGTACAGGCCTTCCTGCAGCGTCATCTCCATGCCCTTGTTGACCGCTTCCATGGCGTACTGCACCGCCAGCGGCGCGTTGGCGATGATCTTGTGCGCGATCGCCTCCGCACGAGGAATCAGCTCCGGCTGCGGCACGACTTCGTTCACCAGCCCGATGCGATGCGCTTCCGCCGCGGTGATCATCTCGCCCGCCAGCACCAGTTGCATGGCGATGCCTTTGCCGACCAGGCGCGGCAATCGCTGCGTGCCACCGTAGCCGGGAATGATTCCGAGTTTGACCTCGGGCTGCCCGAGCTTGGCATTGTCGCTGGCCAGGCGCATGGTGCACGCCATCGCAATCTCGCAGCCGCCGCCGAGCGCGAAGCCGTTGATGCACGCGATCACTGGCTTGCCCAGGTTCTCGATCAGGTTGAGCACGCTCTGGCCCTTGTGCGTGTAGGCCTTGCCTTCGACCGCGTTGTGCTTGGAAAGCTCGTTGATATCGGCGCCCGCGATGAATGCCTTCTCGCCCGAGCCGGTGAAGATGACGACCCGAATGCTGTCGTCCGCCTTGACCATGTGAAACACCGACCGCAACTCTTCCATCGTTGCCATGTTCAGCGCGTTGAGCACCTTCGGCCGGTTCACGGTAACGTAGGCAATGGCGTTTTTCTTTTCGAAAAGAAGATTTTCGAAGGTGGTGACAGCCGGAGAAGATGACATTTTCGATCTCCACATCGGAAAAATTAAGAATGAAGAATTCAGAATGTAGAATTGCGACGCGCATGCTGCCGCGAATCATTCTGCATTCGTAATGCTTCATTCTTCATTTAGTTCAGTCCGCGGCCACCCCCGCCCGCTCGCTCGTCGCCAGCCCTTGCAATTGCGCGTCCTGCGGCACCGGCTTTGCCGGATCCGACCAGTCGTAAAAACCTTTGCCGGTTTTCTTGCCGTACCAGCCGGCCATGATCAGGCGCTTGAGCAGCGGCGGCGAGGCGAAGCGCGGCTCTTTGAATTCGTCGAACATCACCTGGGTGATGTAGTAGGTAGTGTCCAGCCCGACGAAATCCAGCAGCGTGAGGGGGCCCATGGGATAGCCGCATCCGAGCTTCATCGCGGTATCAATGTCGGTGATCGAGCCCACGCCTTCTTCGTAGGCACGAATCGCGTCCAGCATGTACGGTACCAGCAAGCGGTTAACGATGAATCCGGTCTTGTCGCTGGTGCGCACCGGCGTCTTGCCCAGCCTCTCCGCAAAGGCGTAACCGGTTTCAAAAACTTCGGGCGCGGTGGTGATGGTGCGCACCACCTCCACCAATTGCATCAGCGGAACCGGATTGAAGAAGTGCATGCCGATGAAACGGTCGGGGCGCTTGGTTGCTGCCGCCAGTTCGGTAATCGAGATCGAGGAAGTGTTGCTGGCGAAGATGGCGTCGCGCCTCACCACGGCGTCGAGTGAGGCATACATCTTCCGCTTCTCTTCTACGTTTTCAATGATGGCCTCGATAATAAGGTCGCAGTCGGCCAGGTCCTGCGGTTTCAGCGTGCCTTTCAGGCGTGCGCGGATCGCCTCCGGCTTTTCCTTCAGCTTGCCTTTCTCGGCGAACTTGGCGAGCGACTTCTCGATGCCAGAAAAACCTTTGTCAATAAAACGCTGCTCGGCTTCGAGCACGGTGACATCGAAGCCGGCCGTGGCGCAGACCTGGGCAATGCCCGAGCCCATCAAGCCGCAGCCAAGAACGCCAACTTTTCGGATTTCCATAAGGACCTCTTTCAACCACGAAGGGGACGAAGAATCACAACGGCCTTCCAGTTTTAGCGGCTAATTTGTATTCTCCACAATCATCGCAATCCCCTGCCCACCACCGATACAGGCGGTTGCCAGGCCGTACTTCGCTCCCCGCCGTCGCAACTCGTGCAGGATGGTGATGATCAAGCGCGTGCCCGTCGCGCCCAGCGGATGTCCCAGCGCAATCGCGCCGCCGTTCACGTTCACCTTCGAGCGATCGAGCCCTAGCTCTTTTTCCACCCCGAGGTACTGCGCGGCGAAGGCTTCGTTGACCTCGATCAGGTCCATGTCTTCGAGTTTCAGCCCGGCTTTTTCCAGCGCCAGGCGCGTTGCCGGCACCGGGCCGCGTCCCATGATCTTTGGCTCCACTCCGGCGATGCCCCAGCTCACAATCCGCCCCAGCGGCTTCTTGCCGCGCTTCTGCGCTTCGTCCACCGACATCACCACCACCGCCGCGCCGCCATCCACAATGCCGCTGGCATTGCCGGCAGTGACGGTGCCATTCTTGCCGAATGAGGGTTTGAGCTTGGCAAGACCTTCCATCGTTGTCTCGGGACGCAGGTGGTCGTCCTGCTCAAACATTTCTCCCGTGGGCTCGCCTTTGCGGTTCTTCAGCGGCACCGTCACGCTCTCTTCTTTGAGCCGGCACGCCTTCTGTGCCGCCGCCGCTTTCTGCTGCGACTGCAGCGCAAACTCGTCCTGCATCTCGCGCGTGATGCCCTGCTGCTCGCCGTAAAGCTCGGCGGTATTGGCCATCTGCAGGCCGCACCAGGTATCGAGCAATGCCACCATCAGCGAGTCTTCCATCTTGCCTTCGCCCAGCGGCAGGCCCCAGCGCGCGCCGCGGATCACGTGCGGCGCCTGCGACATCGATTCCATCCCGCCCGCAAGCACGCGCTGTGCTTCCCCGAGCTGAATCATCTGTGCCGCGCTGACGACGGCTTGCATGCCCGATCCGCACAGCCGGTTCACGGTCAGCGCCGGAGTTTCGATCGGCAGTCCCGCGCGCAAGGCCACGTGCCGCGCGCCATAAAGCGCGTCTCCGGAGGTCTGCTGCGCGTTGCCGAAGATGGCGTGGTCGAATTCCTTGGGGTCCATCTGCGCGCGCTCAATGGCGCCCTTGGCCGCAACCGCGGCCAGTTCCATGGCGGTAAAGTCGCGCAGCTTGCCGCAATAGCGGCCCATCGGGGTTCGCGCCCCGCTGACAATTGCGATGTCATTTGGCTTCAGCATACAGAGGAGTTCCGGAGGTTTGGCTGGAACCCATCAGTCTAGCAGTGAGAAATTCCGGAAACAACTAGCCACAGATCAACGCCGATGGATGCGGATCAGAACAGGAATTGCGAGTGGCGAAGGCGAAGGTAACCAGCGCGATCAGCGTTCATCTGTGGCCCAGTCGTCTCTACGCGGTCACCGCTGCGGCGTCCTGCGCTGCCGGCGCCAGCGACTTCACGCTGTGTGGACCTTCTGACTTGGCCATCTCCAGCGCGCTCTCGGCGCGATTGATCAGCTCGCAGACAATATCGGTAGCATCGAAGCGCTGGTGCATCACCGCCTCGGCAATGCCGACCGTCATCGGCAGTGGCGAAGTCTTCCCTGGCGGAAGAACGTTGGCCAGCACTTTGCGCAGCTTTTCCACCACGAAGAAACCGTTCTTTTCGCCGGTGTCGGCCAGCAGCAACGCGATGGTGGTCAAGTCATAGCGCACCGCCACATCATTCTGCCGGATGTGCCCGTTGATCACCTGCCCCAGTTGCTGTACCAGGCTGTCCACCATCGCCTCGCCATACTCCTTCACCAGCGCAGACGTCTTGCCAAAATGCATGAGCATGACGGAGCAAGTGGAGTTCTGCTCCTGGCAGCGCTTCACTTCCGACATCAGCACATCCAAGTAGGAAGCGCGTTTCAGCAACCCGCTGCGCTCGTCGGTGACGGCGAGCGTCTTCACCAGGCTGCGCAGGCGTGCGTTGTTGACCGCCAGGATCATCTGCTCGGAAATGGTTTTGAGCACCACCTCGTCGGTGGGCCGCCAGTTCCGCGGCGTGCCGCATTGCTCCAGCACCAGGATGCCGGCGAACTCGTCGCCATCCATCAGCGGCACCGCGAGGATCGATTCGATGTCCAGTCCTCGGATGAATTCGCGAATGGAATCCAGTTCCGGCGCCTTGGGCACATTCAACACCTTGACGGTGCCGTGCGTCACCGTGAGCGCGAGGCAGGCCATGACCAGCTTGACTTGCGCCATCACGTCGGCCGGCCTCACCCCCGGCGCAACATACTCCAGCGCCGCCGACGGCGGCTTGCCCGGCGTGCACAGCCCGGCCAGGCAGCGGCTGGCGTTCCAGTGCCGCCCGATTTCGTTCACCGCCGTGAACAGCACGCCCTTGACGCTGCCCTGGCGATAAATGTTGCGCGTAATCTCGGTTACACGCGCGAAGTTCTCCACGCCGCCCCCCTCGGCCGCGGACGTCGCAGGCAACGGCGAAGGAACCGCGGTCAAAGGAATGGCCGGCTTGACGAGGGCCGGCGGTCGCGGTTCCTGCCGGTAGCGAGGTGTGAAGCCGGCGGTCATGTAGAGGTCGCGCAGCTTTTCGAGTTTGTCTTCCTCGTGCGGAAACAGCTTGTGGATGCGCTCCAGCCGCTCCATCGCCTTTCCCCGCATCGAGTACTGCAGGAAGATTTCCGCCTGCAGCATCAGGTCTTCCAGGACCGTGGGTTCACCCTCGGGCGTCTCCGGGATGTCGCTTTCCGGCTCCTCCATCTTCCACACCGAGGTGAAGCGGCCGGCAATGGCGTTGTAATGAGTGCCATCAATCTTCCCCTGCAGCATGTCCAGTCGCCTCTGGTGGCCGGGTTCGTAAGCGTCGACCTCGGCGGCCCGATCCAGGCAGTCGGCGGCCTTGATGAAGTTTCCCGTGGCGTAGTACAGCTCGAACAGCTTCAGCAGCGTGCTGCAATAATCGGACTCGCGATTGGAGGCGTTGTAGACCTCGACCATGTATTCGAGGAACTCGATGCCGGCGTGTTGCTTGTCGGCAATATCTTTCATCAGCGCGACGAACTCGCGCTGCTTCCCCGCCTTAAGCTCGTGGACTTCCAGCTTGTGCGCCAATGCCAACGCGAGCGCATGGTGTTCCTCATCGAGCAGGGCGGCAATCAGTTTGCCGACTTCGCCGGCATCCTTTGGATCGCGCTCGAACAACTCCCACACCAGCGGCTCCGCCTCTACCAGCCTGCCTGCCGCCAGCAGTGCGGCAGCGTAGGCCTCGCGACCTTCGATCCGGCCGGTTTCCGAGGTGGCAAACGGCTCCAGCACAACAATCGCCTGCTCCAACACACCAG includes:
- a CDS encoding GTP-binding protein, which encodes MAKEKFSRTKPHVNVGTIGHIDHGKTTLTAAITKVLGKSNPNIKFRS
- the fusA gene encoding elongation factor G, translating into MARQVPLDRCRNIGIMAHIDAGKTTTTERVLFYTGRTHRIGEVHEGTATMDWMEQEQERGITITSAATTCTWRDERINIIDTPGHVDFTAEVERSLRVLDGAVAVFDAVHGVEPQSETVWRQADKYGVPRICFINKMDKTGADFEHAIETIRKRLNARPVATQLPIGSESNFKGIIDLFEMKAVVWLEETLGAKFEVQEIPENLKKKASAFHNQMVESIVENDDELLHKYMEGESISPEELRRSLRKSVIALKVFPVLCGSAFKNKGVQPMLDAVVDFLPSPADVPPVKGINPDNGKEVERAPDDNAPLAALAFKIMTDPFVGQLAFIRIYSGQLKTGDSIWLPGKNKRERIGRLLKMHANKREEISEIYAGDICACVGLRTITTGDTICDEKEPVVLESIVFPEPVIAVAVEPKTKADQEKMGVALGRLAQEDPTFKVNTDADSGQTIIRGMGELHLEIIVDRMMREFKVEANVGKPQVAYRETIRKPSQAEGKFIRQTGGRGQYGHVKIKLEPNPGKGYEFEDEVVGGSVPKEYIKPVNEGIKEALEGGILAGYPMVDVKAVLYDGSYHDVDSSEMAFKIAGSMAFKEAARKATPVLLEPVMSVEVVVPEDFMSAIIGDLNSRRGRIEGMEHRAGSQVIKAMVPLSEMFGYATQMRSNTQGRATFSMHFSRYEEVPRSVSEEIIARVAGKAVNR
- the rpsG gene encoding 30S ribosomal protein S7, which produces MPRKGHIGKREVAADPIYGSTLVTKFINSMMWGGKKSTAENIFYDSMKKIQEKGGDDALKLFKKAVENAKPVLEVKTRRVGGANYQVPVEVNPDRRTSLAIRWLISYSRGRAEKGMTDKLSNELLDAANNRGASIKKKEDVHRMAEANKAFAHYRW
- the rpsL gene encoding 30S ribosomal protein S12, with product MPTFNQLVRKGRSAPNYKTASPALQSCPQKRGVCTRVYTQTPKKPNSALRKVARVRLTNGIEVTTYIPGVGHNLQEHSIVLIRGGRVKDLPGVRYHVIRGTLDAVGVANRKQGRSKYGAKRPKA
- a CDS encoding Ig-like domain-containing protein is translated as MRRSAVLSIPQGFDLQARNLALAILGIMLVGLAGCGGHSSSTTAPSAVQISPSPLSLNLGGVASLTATVVDSTGAAVTVTTGFTYASSNSSVATVSTAGSVCAGKWDANFIVCDTTGVQPGTATITVTNGSVNGTVTVYTHLHVDRVTVSPGSINCISSTQTQQMSAHAFSNGVDITPTVGPFNWQSSIIDVATVDANGSVTAKTPGQGGIIASVSSVFSPSAPWTTCPVQSVNIHVSGATDTKFTLAAAASTNSLAADVLDSHGLTVSVPLTWSSSVPTVATINSSALVTAVAAGTTGLTASCAVSCNIGLAPVYSNVVIGSVSGSSTTTVYAAGTSSTSLVPIDATANTAGTAITLPSMPNSLLFNSLGTTAILGSSAGYMSVDTTTNAVTQNTGVQGTVLAVSPDSNRIIVAGTNTLFVVGIGSGIATETSPIAAATAASFSPDSRNAYILAGTNLYFWTAGGSFKLIALGGAASDVKFLANNAFAYIAGGASGPAVTARATCDNSLADTVITPGAPNLVASLPDASALVAADSPGLDVIAVTTNHVGCPPPLSDTLTHLTYGVAAFTPKQLIVLADGTRAYETGSPGQLLGVTTSSSTPFTIPLANGATPLTGGATLDATKLYVGGSDNNVHRIDVASGTDAQQISVSFTPNLVAVRPK
- a CDS encoding DUF2621 family protein, encoding MTWSDEANEIVAELIGALPAPVRDAVKETMEHRAESLAADDGDDEVSMEAAVRAFIEATPSDLRNRLKHTLTYHGIDPEDYGEAFGL
- the nusB gene encoding transcription antitermination factor NusB — translated: MGSRRKSRELLLQMLFQSDMGKQPAEQVRRTFWAEQKDTTEEVREYVEDLFQVATERAAEIDRVIEEHAKNWRMDRMAAVDRNLLRAAVAEFLGKPQVPKPVVINEAIEIARRYSTPESIVFINGVLDSVARGLEATAKRP
- the ribH gene encoding 6,7-dimethyl-8-ribityllumazine synthase, which gives rise to MIKSLHKLLFAKREQDYRALVEFFEALGLARGETWDGRRSMGVKFDAREAGVEVGMGEGFPDADLVIETDSADTVYEIAEKRGFKIVKKISDQDWGARLFTLEMPAGAGRLAIFSYNQDWRTTNTREGKLDAAGLRFAIVVGRFNAFVTERLLAGAQDGLRRLGATAGDITITRVPGSFEIPAAARMLAKTGKYDAIICLGCLIRGETAHYEVIVNEVTRGIGQSAQETGVPHAFGVLTCDTLEQAIDRAGLKTGNKGYDAALAAVEMAQLKTAAGGRPSVIGIRARENSHQAAKKKSTSPKSRRQ